Below is a window of Lawsonibacter asaccharolyticus DNA.
ATTTTGGAGGCCCCAAATATCCTGGGAAATGTCTTCTGCCAGCCCCCGAGACAGGGGTACTACAAAGCACAGGATGAGTCCCTCATCCTGGATAGGGAGTCAATTCTGGAGATATTGCCATGCGCGGGAGTTTCGGTGCCATTCTAAGACTTGCCAGGTGTCTTTTTTAACGAAAAAGGCTGCACAGGTTTTCCTTCGTTGCCCCTGGCATCAGCCGCGGGCCGGCTCCTCGCAGAGCCTTTCTATGGCCCGTGAGGCTGCCCATTCGTTGCTCCAGCAAAACAAATTGTTGTCACCAACAATTTGCTGTGTAAAGAATGAGTCGCTCCGACCCTGCATATAACAAATCAGACTCAGAATCAGGAGACTATATAGTTTAGGAGGTACGAACAATGCAAAATATCTTAGAGCAACTGAAGGCAGTACGATATTCGGCCACAATGCTGCTGCACGCACGCCCCGGCATTCGGCTGGTTGCGGTACAGGTCAGCAATGGGCCTGTGTGGTACGACTATGAGATCCGGCCGGTCCGGAGGCAGATCACTAAGGTCGAGATGGACAAGGACGGTCTCACTGTCTCCACCGGCAGCGAGAATTTCCTGCTCACCGAGGATGGCGAGCTGGTAGGGCTCTGCAACGCCATCGCCGGCCGTGAGGTCAAGCTCATCTTCGATCCGGCGCAGGTGATGCCTGAGGCTGAGGCGCTGAAGGCCGCCATTTTGACGAACTACAAAAGCGTGCGGCGCGTCAGCATCTCGCCCGACTGCCGGACTGCCGGAAAGTCGGAGGGATGAGACATGATGAAAGCCGAGCTAAAGGCGGCCTTGGAGAAAGGCCAGTGCATGCTGTGACTTTCTGAAAAGAAGGTCATGTGGGATGAGGACGAAATCTAACGGCCGAAAGCGGACTCAGAGACTTAGGTCTTTGGGTCCGCTGCTTTTTTTTGCCTGCAATAGGGAAGAAGGCAAAACAAATTGTTTAAGACTACCACGGAGCTGCCGCCGCACATCCTGCAGGATGGCTGCCAGGAAACCCTGGAGCGTCGCCGTGGCAATCTCACGGACCAGGCATAGGTTCCTGAAGGGAACCGGCCCGCGGCCACCACATGCCCTTCTTCGAAGGTCACAGCTCCCGGCAAAAGAAAATCTCCCTGCCCTTTTCTTCGTTAAAAAAGACGCGTCCTCGGGATATAAGCACAACTTCCCAGAGAGACCAGTCTTGCACTTGGAATCCAGAATAGTTCCCGCTCTGTCTGCATAAAACAACCTCAGAAACCCCAATATCAGGAGACCAACAAAACCAAAGGAGGTATCGCAACATGGGCGAACGCGAAAGAAAGATGATGGCTTTTCTGGCCGGCATGGTCTGGAAATTGGCCAACGACCAGTGGTTAAACATGAACGAGGTCCAGCAGCTGGACAACATCATGTCCGAGTTGGGCTACCAAGACCTGGACGAAAAAGAATTCCGCTATTAAACGGGGTAGGAGGGGCAACATGAACCAGTTATACGAGAGAATCCGAGTTCTCTGCGAGGAGAAAAACATCACCATCGGCGAGCTCAGCCGTAGGGCAAAGCTCAACGACGACGACCGGCAGGCCCTCAAGCGGGGTCGGCGCATGAACATCAGCCTGGGCGCCGCCAAGAACATTGCCCGTGTACTGGGCGTCTCCATCGATTCTCTGGCTGAATACGAGACTCCTAACCTGCTGAGTTCTCTCAGCCGCACCCAGCTTCAGCAGGCGGCCGATGCCTATGAGGCTATCATCCGCCGGGAAGTGGTTGAAGACCGCTTCCGTGAGCGGGGGCTGGATCCCAAGGAGTATCCGGCTTGCTTCGAGGAGGCCCTGGGCCAGTACTGCGACGCTTTGGACTCGCAGTTCCTCGAAGAAGAGGCCCTGGAGCGGATTGCCGAGTATCTGTCTAAGATGGTCGCCGAAAACTGAAAGGAGAAAAACAAACATGAAGATTTTTGTGCTAACCAGAAAGATGGACGATTTCGAGTCTGCGGCCGTGGCTACGCCGTATCTCAGCCTGGAGGCTGCGCAGGCGGCCATGACTGAGGACTTTAAGGATATCCTTGAGGTCTTTGGGCTGAGTCCCGACGACGAGCAGGAAGAGGAGAAGCAGTGGGGTATCGAGGAAAAGTCGGCCCACATCCGCTACGACATCTGCTCCCGCTATGCCGACTGGAGCATCCAGGAACATGACCTGCCGGTGCAGATGGCCATCCGTGTCCGTGAGGGCATGGTGCAAGAGGCCATCGCCAACGCTGACATCTATGTAGAGGTTTTCGACCTGGACACCCAGGATCTGGCAGAGGACGGTAAGACATTCGAGGCCGACCGGCTGGATGCTGACTACCAGAAGTTAGGCAAAGAGCCGAGCTGGCGGGCTGTATATTAAGGCCGAAAAGAGTCCCTTCCCCATCCGGGAGAGGGACTCTTTCTTTGCGCCAATATCCCTATGAGGGCATGCATATAGTGGCAGTAGCGGCTTCGATATCGGTATTTTTGAAAAAATTTTTCAAATATCATTTTTCTGGCATTGGGACACACAACACGCTCAAACTGTGCCGGAATATCTTGGTGCGCACACTCCGTTCGCTCAAAATCGCCAGAGTAAATTGTAAATAGATGTTCATAAAGCACAATTCGGTCTGTGACCTTCTCCGAAGGTCATGTGGAAACCACGCCCCTTTAGGGGCGGTTTAACATCACCTCCCCCGATTCCTCGGGGTGGTATTTTCGCCAATAGGGTCTGCGATGCGTGTATAGTATAACCTATCTCCATATAGAGAGGAGGGAAACCTATGCCTACCATCGCACTCACCATGAAACTGCACCTTCGCCCCAGCGAAGAGGATGCATTGGCCTTTGGCGTCATGTCCAAAGCATATATGGAAGCCTGCAACTTTGTCGCCCAATATGCGTTCGACAACGGTTGCTTCCTGAGCGTGCTCAAGCTGCATAAGGCGCTGTACCAAACTGTCCGCAGCCAATTTGGGCTGAAGGCTCAGCTGGCCGCGTCTGTATTCCGGACAGTCGTTGCCCGCTACAAAGCAGTGCGGGAGCAGCTCTGGCAGAGCCCGTTCCGCTACAAGGATGAGAACGGCGAATGGAAGTCCATCACCCGCAACCCGAACTGGATCCAGCATCCGGTGCAGTTCCACAGGCCGCAGGCCGACCTGGTGCGCAACAGGGACTACAGCTTTGTCCAGAAGGGAAACAAGATCTCCGTGAATACGCTGGGCAAGCGGGCTATCATGGCCTACGATGCGCCTGAGTGCTTTGCCGGCTTCTTCGACGGCAGCTGGACCTTCGGCACCGGCAAGCTGGTGAGCCTTCTGGGCGAGTGGTACCTCCATATCCCGGTGACCCGAGAGGCGGACGCCGCCGCCCTGGTTGAGCTGGAAAGCTATGCCCATATTGTTGGCATCGACCGCGGCATCAGGTTCCTCTCCGTCAGCTATGATGAAAAGGGCAAAACCTCCTTTGTCTCCGGCAGGGAGGTCATGGAAAAACGGCAATCCTTTGCAAAAGTGCGGGCTGAGCTGCAGTCCAAGGGCACCAAATCCGCAAAGAGGGCGCTGAAGCGCATTTCGGGACGAGAGAACCGCTGGATGAGGGATGTTAATCATTGCCTCGCGAAGGCACTCGTCTCCGAATATGGCGCCGGCACCCTCTTTGTGGTAGAGGACCTGACAGGCATCAGCTTCGCAGAGGACAACCAGCGTGACGCAAAGGGCAACCGGGAACTGCACTCCTGGGCATTCTACCAGTACGAGCAATTCCTCAGCTACAAGGCGCAGCTGGCCGGAGCTGAGGTGCTGAAGGTTTCGCCCAAATACACCTCCCAGCGCTGCCCCAAATGCGGCCGCATCCTCAAGTCGAACCGCCACCGCGAGACCCACGAATATGTCTGCGATGCCTGCGGCTATCGCACCAATGACGACCGGGCAGGCGCCATGAACATCCAGTATCTGGGGAGGCTGTACGCAGCGGGCGATCCGGAGCCCAAGTTCGTACTGCCGAAGCCTGCTCCTGCCGTCGCAGATGTCGGCGGCCCCGGAGAAGCCAAACCGGCCTAGCCAAAAGGCTAAGCCGGTTCGAGAAAACACATATTCCTGCCGGGTACATCCTGGCGGGACTAAAAAACGGGTGTTGTCAACCACCCGGCGATGTAGCCATAGGCCTGCTGTACCGCAGGTACCGCATGTAAAAGCGGCGCTTGGGAGCACTCCTTCGGGAGCGACGCCAGGACCAAATGCGATGAGCTACAAGCCCTGGAAACTATGGAGGGTTAGGGCCCTTAGCAAGCTCCGTACCCTTTATGGGTCGGGGCAGTTGACTTTAGGTGCATGCTACTTCAAGTATGATACGGACTTCCCCTATGTTCCGCAGGTAGAAGCTCATATCGAATTGGCAAAAAAGATGTTGCCCAAGGTTTTCCCACTGCCGCCCCAAATGCGGCTGTTCGATTAAGTTTAGATATGTTTTCGCAACTTCTCACGCGAGCTCTCTAAGAAAAAACGGTCCCATCCCAAAGCTGGGGTGGGACCAAATCGTTGCATCAAACCAGGTCATCGAGTTCCACTGCTGCCGTGTTTGCCTTGTCCAGTCCCCGGCTCCGCCCACGAGGAGACATAGTGCCGGGTTCCTGTTCCAAGGAGGCCAGCCCGCAGATGTGCTGCACCCGACCTACTTGGCCATCCGTTAGCATCACCTTGATCCCGCGAGGGTGATAGCCCTTGTTGGTGAGCAGCCTGCCGACAATGCCACGGGTCAGCTTCCCAGTCGGCTGATCCTTCTTTAGGACAATATCCACCAGATCCCCCGGATGGATGCGATCGCGGCGGCAGTGATTCGTGTTCATGAAAAACTCGCTCCTTTTTTAAGAAAGATGTCCCAATGATATGCAAACTGCCCGCATCTGATAGGCCGGAACAGAGCTGATTTGCATAACGAATGATTTCCCAAGGATTTGCATATAACAAGACATTCTGATGCCCGACCGATACTGGTCTGGGTACGAAAAAAGAAAGGAGTTGTTTCTATGGAAGACATTTTTGGCGGACTGGTATTGCTGATGGGAGGGTTCGTTTCCATCTTTGCCATCATCGCCCTGGCAGTAGTCATCCTGATGATCATCGCCAACATATTTCTCTTCCGCAAGATGGGCTTACCTGGTTGGTACTCGATCATCCCATTTTGGAATGTTTACAACCAGGTCTCTAAGACCTGGCTGGTGACGCCATGGTTCTGGGTTTACCTGGGTCTGTTTGTGGCACCATGGTTCCTGGATGGCTTCCTGCTGTCGGTGGTTTCGATCCTTGCCTTTGCCCTGGGTGTGGCCATGAACCTGAAGCTGGCGGCTGCGTTCGGGAAGGGTGTAGGTTATTGCCTGGGGCTCATCTTCCTACCTGTGATTTTCCTGCCTATGCTGGCGTTTGGCCAGGCTACCTACATTGGCAACCAGACCACCCCCGGAAAGCTGTTCTGACAACCTGTACCTGAAAAGAAAACTCCCTCTCTGGCGATGTGGCTGGGGAGGGAGTTCTTTCGTTGTAGTACAAAACAATTTGCTTGGATTGCGGTTAGAGAAGGGGAGTCCAATCTTTTTTAACGAAGAAAAGCTGACGGGGCAATTCTCTTTGCCGAGAGCTTTGGTACGGGCCGGCTCCATACCGGAGCCGATGCCGGGTCCGTGAGATTGCCGGGCAGATACGGCAGGGTCGTACTTCTCCCAGCGGCGCCGGTGCAGCCTCCGACTGGACAAGCCATGTCATTCCTTCGCTGGGGGAATGGCGGAGCTCTCACGGACCCGACATCGGTTCCCGCGAGGGAACCGTCTCCGGCGAGAAACTCAGGCAAAGACAAATTTCTCTGCCCATTTTCTTCGTTAAAAAAGAATCCTCATCCGCACCCAGCTCGCAAGAGGATGCCATCATTCGTTACCGGACCGAACCGCCAACCTCCATCGTCGTCCCAAACAGCAGGGGAGAGGAGCCAACCTGCGCATATAGATGCCTGCTCTCTCGCGTATCATATTCCATCCAAACGAAAGGAGGAACAACAATCTTGTCCGAGAAACCACCCACCCCATTGCCCCAAAAGCCACACACCACGACCGCGTCCCTCATCTTCTGGGGGATATTCTCCTCCGGCGCCGCCATATGTTTTTGGTCCAGATTCGCCAAAAGCCTCGAAACAGGCAACAAAGATCTCTATACCAGCGAGGGTCTCGTTGCAGTCTGTGCTTCCGGTCTTCTGCTCGCTGTCCTTTTGGAAGCTGCCCGCATCTGGCGGATGCGACGGCGGAAATAATTTCCGAAAAGCCTGCATATAATAATAGCGTCCGCAAAGGACAGGGGCAGTCTATGGCTGCCCTAAAATTAAAACGCCTTCTCAGAAAGGCGCAAGTTTTTTGGAGGATTTCAAAAAAATGAACAAGAAAATCAAGTGCGCGATGTCTCTTGCCGCAGTGGCGGCGCTCTCTGTCTGCGTTCTCACCGGCTGCACCGGCGACAAAGACAAGGATCCTGCTGACTCTCAGACCCCTGATGTCAGCCAGTCGGCCCAGGTGGATGAGTCCCAGACTCCCGACAGCTCCAGCACCCCTGATGCCTCCGAACCCGACGCCTCCGCGCCTGATGCCTCTGTGCCTGATGGCAGCGTGACACCCGACAGCCAGGGTGATCCGGTACTGACGCCTGACGGTACTGAAGTCGTGGATGACGCCAATGCAGGCGATGGCTCTGATGCTGCTGACGACGGCGAAGCTGCTGATGGTGATGCCGCTGACAGCACTGAGGACGATGCAGATATCGGCAAGGATGTTGCCAAGCACTAAGACCAACAATTTAGCGGTGCAGTCCCC
It encodes the following:
- a CDS encoding transposase codes for the protein MPTIALTMKLHLRPSEEDALAFGVMSKAYMEACNFVAQYAFDNGCFLSVLKLHKALYQTVRSQFGLKAQLAASVFRTVVARYKAVREQLWQSPFRYKDENGEWKSITRNPNWIQHPVQFHRPQADLVRNRDYSFVQKGNKISVNTLGKRAIMAYDAPECFAGFFDGSWTFGTGKLVSLLGEWYLHIPVTREADAAALVELESYAHIVGIDRGIRFLSVSYDEKGKTSFVSGREVMEKRQSFAKVRAELQSKGTKSAKRALKRISGRENRWMRDVNHCLAKALVSEYGAGTLFVVEDLTGISFAEDNQRDAKGNRELHSWAFYQYEQFLSYKAQLAGAEVLKVSPKYTSQRCPKCGRILKSNRHRETHEYVCDACGYRTNDDRAGAMNIQYLGRLYAAGDPEPKFVLPKPAPAVADVGGPGEAKPA
- a CDS encoding glycosyl hydrolase family 3 N-terminal domain — translated: MNKKIKCAMSLAAVAALSVCVLTGCTGDKDKDPADSQTPDVSQSAQVDESQTPDSSSTPDASEPDASAPDASVPDGSVTPDSQGDPVLTPDGTEVVDDANAGDGSDAADDGEAADGDAADSTEDDADIGKDVAKH